In a genomic window of Sphingomonas koreensis:
- a CDS encoding Mov34/MPN/PAD-1 family protein, whose amino-acid sequence MSNDTDDMAAKHILRVAMSHPECVDGAVLPEAGVRLDIRVEMPLDAKDDGVSSTGVRVVEPVTFIIPAGYPWRSPRVHLRDDFPRTFAHLLPTAPEAPPRPCLVEGDQDEFFLQFGLVEYGIFHLVEQAAVWLRKAAIDHLIDPRQGWEPMMRRGLSDVLMLDAETARTAAPKSGGFRTWKAEFVRRGGHASALNAGATTWITSDGSAVPLSRTDNTLFLVSPEVRDVTKGSTVVGIIAPDKPARGGDQISDRYLPEDVTTLGDLRRRAKDFGCERGLELFLANLERCFAGFHLPAPIPVGVVLCVRRPFTLTGSTSAIELLPYVVEIRPFPGRTSLFPEGDSEPVAPAIHYQTLTPGLLRTLSGVPERPSVAVLGAGSVGSKLAMHAARAGQSVSAISDASWLRPHNMARHAMGGEHIGSDKSEALANELRALQQAPSTFTGDIAFGLRDPARRASIIPAGTKAVINATASLSVREALIHAMKPRDRIRLFEAALFGRGRVGYLLADGKDHNPNHGDLMAELYATLENPEVAALLFDPGSGLAEVQIGQGCGSLTMTIDDAQLSMMTAGIAKEINRATDEAAPDGTIVLGTSDAESSSMRWTRQTVPPFETVSIGGSGGWELRISARVAKQIRDEARRYPGVETGGLMIGLSSERLKTVTVVDLLDAPADSTRSAGMFVLGTQGLHRSIEERHLKSGQTLFDVGTWHSHLADQGPSKTDWDTAAELALGRAPPSVLLIVTPKRFHALIARGA is encoded by the coding sequence GTGAGCAACGATACTGACGACATGGCCGCCAAACACATCCTCCGGGTGGCAATGAGTCACCCGGAGTGCGTTGACGGGGCCGTATTGCCTGAGGCTGGTGTTCGTCTCGATATTCGCGTTGAAATGCCGCTGGACGCGAAGGACGACGGCGTTAGCAGCACGGGCGTTCGTGTCGTTGAGCCCGTAACCTTCATCATCCCGGCGGGGTATCCCTGGCGCTCTCCGCGCGTGCATCTGCGGGACGACTTTCCTCGAACCTTCGCGCACCTTCTGCCCACTGCCCCCGAAGCGCCACCCCGGCCCTGCCTGGTCGAGGGCGACCAAGATGAGTTTTTCCTGCAGTTTGGACTCGTCGAGTACGGCATCTTCCACTTGGTCGAGCAAGCGGCTGTGTGGCTTCGAAAGGCAGCCATCGATCATCTGATTGATCCTCGCCAAGGCTGGGAGCCGATGATGCGTCGCGGCTTGTCCGATGTGCTGATGCTTGACGCAGAGACCGCGCGAACCGCAGCGCCGAAATCTGGAGGGTTCCGAACGTGGAAGGCTGAGTTTGTCCGCCGGGGTGGTCATGCGTCGGCCCTGAACGCCGGCGCGACCACATGGATAACCAGCGATGGGTCTGCCGTTCCGCTAAGCCGTACCGACAATACCCTCTTTCTGGTGTCGCCTGAGGTCCGTGACGTCACAAAAGGCTCGACCGTGGTCGGCATCATAGCCCCCGACAAGCCGGCCAGAGGCGGCGATCAGATTAGCGACCGCTATCTTCCGGAAGATGTCACGACGCTGGGCGACCTTCGCCGCCGCGCGAAGGACTTTGGATGCGAACGCGGCCTAGAGCTCTTTCTCGCCAACCTTGAGCGCTGTTTCGCCGGCTTTCATCTGCCGGCCCCGATACCGGTTGGCGTGGTCTTGTGCGTTCGTCGGCCATTTACGCTCACTGGCTCAACCTCGGCGATCGAGTTGCTGCCGTATGTTGTCGAGATACGCCCCTTCCCGGGACGGACATCCCTATTCCCCGAGGGTGATAGCGAGCCAGTGGCGCCTGCCATTCACTATCAGACGTTGACCCCTGGCCTTCTTCGCACCCTGTCGGGAGTCCCTGAACGCCCGAGCGTTGCGGTACTCGGCGCCGGCAGTGTCGGCTCGAAACTCGCGATGCATGCTGCGCGCGCTGGCCAATCTGTCTCGGCCATAAGCGATGCAAGTTGGCTGCGCCCACATAACATGGCACGCCATGCGATGGGTGGAGAGCATATCGGCTCTGACAAATCGGAAGCCTTGGCCAACGAGCTACGAGCCCTTCAGCAAGCGCCCAGCACTTTTACAGGCGACATCGCATTCGGCCTTCGGGACCCAGCGCGGCGCGCGAGCATAATCCCTGCTGGCACAAAGGCCGTGATCAACGCAACGGCGTCACTCTCAGTGCGCGAGGCGCTGATCCACGCGATGAAACCCCGGGATCGGATCAGACTTTTCGAAGCCGCTCTCTTTGGCAGAGGGCGCGTTGGCTATCTGCTTGCCGACGGCAAGGATCACAACCCCAACCACGGCGATCTCATGGCGGAATTGTACGCCACGCTTGAGAATCCGGAAGTCGCGGCGCTTTTGTTCGATCCCGGGTCGGGTCTGGCCGAAGTGCAGATCGGTCAGGGATGCGGTTCGCTCACCATGACCATAGACGATGCGCAGCTTTCGATGATGACCGCGGGCATCGCAAAAGAGATTAACCGCGCCACCGATGAGGCGGCTCCCGACGGGACGATCGTGCTTGGAACCTCTGATGCCGAGAGCTCCTCAATGCGGTGGACGCGGCAAACGGTACCACCGTTCGAAACCGTGTCGATCGGCGGCAGTGGCGGCTGGGAACTTCGTATCTCCGCTCGCGTCGCAAAACAGATTAGAGATGAAGCGCGTCGATACCCAGGCGTTGAGACGGGCGGCCTGATGATCGGATTGAGCAGCGAACGCCTGAAAACTGTTACGGTTGTGGATCTGCTGGACGCACCGGCAGACAGTACCCGGTCAGCCGGCATGTTCGTTCTTGGAACCCAAGGGCTTCACCGCAGCATCGAAGAGCGCCATCTCAAAAGTGGGCAGACTCTGTTCGATGTGGGCACCTGGCATAGCCACCTGGCCGATCAGGGCCCGTCTAAGACAGACTGGGATACTGCGGCAGAACTGGCCCTGGGGCGTGCCCCGCCTTCGGTTCTGTTAATTGTCACTCCCAAGCGCTTTCACGCGCTAATTGCTCGAGGCGCTTGA
- a CDS encoding class I adenylate-forming enzyme family protein — MVCHRPAQFEAAYDVKVIWAYGATEFCGTIISWTPALYEAYRDSKRGAIGKALPGIELRVTDPETGEPVAAGEVGYLEAIVPVVKDGWIRTTDLVTIDMDGFVFHRGRGDGAIVRGGFKVLPEKIVSALQEHPSVLDAAVVGLPDARLGEVPVAAVELRDGAPRVGEEALRDYAKKMLVVHHVPARILILDQLPRTTSLKADLGAIRRLFAETEPA, encoded by the coding sequence CTGGTTTGTCACCGCCCTGCACAGTTCGAAGCGGCCTATGACGTCAAGGTCATCTGGGCTTATGGCGCGACCGAGTTTTGCGGGACGATCATCAGCTGGACCCCGGCGCTCTATGAAGCCTATCGCGACAGCAAGCGCGGCGCGATTGGAAAGGCGCTTCCCGGCATCGAACTGCGTGTCACCGACCCCGAGACGGGCGAACCCGTGGCTGCCGGCGAGGTCGGATATCTCGAAGCGATCGTGCCGGTGGTGAAGGACGGCTGGATCCGCACCACCGACCTGGTGACGATCGATATGGACGGCTTCGTCTTTCACCGCGGGCGCGGCGACGGTGCGATCGTCCGGGGCGGGTTCAAGGTGCTGCCTGAAAAGATCGTTTCGGCGTTGCAGGAGCACCCTTCGGTCCTTGACGCGGCCGTTGTCGGCCTGCCCGACGCACGGCTGGGCGAGGTTCCTGTCGCAGCGGTCGAGCTGCGCGACGGCGCACCGCGCGTCGGCGAGGAAGCGCTGCGCGACTACGCCAAGAAGATGCTGGTCGTGCACCATGTGCCGGCCCGCATTCTCATCCTTGACCAGTTGCCGCGCACGACCTCGCTCAAGGCCGATCTGGGCGCGATCCGGCGCTTGTTCGCTGAAACCGAGCCGGCCTGA
- a CDS encoding GntR family transcriptional regulator, which produces MSKRQASFSRVYTSTKSQLRSAKLAPGTQLLVNEWASLHGVSATPVREALAKLAGETLVEDRERLGYFVPLLSSIEVAGLYVSTAVGFQASMAE; this is translated from the coding sequence ATGAGCAAACGCCAGGCATCCTTTTCGCGCGTATATACTTCGACGAAATCACAGCTGCGTAGCGCGAAGCTCGCGCCGGGCACACAGCTGCTGGTCAATGAATGGGCGTCCTTACACGGAGTAAGTGCTACTCCCGTGCGCGAGGCGCTCGCCAAGCTCGCCGGAGAGACCCTCGTCGAGGACCGCGAACGGCTCGGCTATTTTGTGCCGCTGCTATCGTCGATCGAGGTCGCCGGGCTCTACGTGTCAACGGCGGTCGGATTTCAGGCCAGCATGGCGGAGTAA
- a CDS encoding GreA/GreB family elongation factor yields the protein MSVAFRRESDEEHKEPRFELPIPAGPNLVTARGLALIDARVAELEAAIAAEAEDEARETLRRDLRYWHTRQTTAELAPVPGDDMVAIGSRVRFRLNGRERQIDIVGADEADPAADRIAFQAPLAAAMLGAEPGEHVDFNGRAEAIAVIATQAIPGGG from the coding sequence ATGAGTGTCGCGTTCCGTCGCGAGAGCGACGAAGAGCATAAAGAGCCGCGCTTCGAGCTGCCGATCCCCGCCGGCCCCAATCTGGTGACTGCGCGCGGCCTGGCGCTGATCGACGCGCGCGTTGCTGAGCTGGAGGCGGCAATCGCGGCTGAGGCCGAGGACGAGGCGCGCGAGACGCTGCGCCGCGACCTGCGCTACTGGCATACGCGCCAGACCACTGCCGAGCTGGCGCCGGTGCCGGGCGATGACATGGTCGCGATCGGATCGCGGGTGCGCTTCCGCCTCAATGGCCGCGAACGCCAGATCGACATCGTCGGCGCCGATGAGGCCGATCCGGCAGCCGATCGCATCGCCTTTCAGGCACCGCTTGCGGCCGCGATGCTGGGCGCGGAGCCGGGCGAGCATGTCGATTTCAACGGCCGTGCCGAGGCGATCGCGGTGATCGCGACCCAGGCGATCCCGGGCGGCGGCTAG
- a CDS encoding helix-turn-helix domain-containing protein, whose translation MKNEQDEINAALLATALRNIRLARRMRTSELARELGMPLRTYEHLEAGRGKITYDKVVRFAEATNSDPVAILLSLPLKSHEFAVRCADNKLATILTIALGELNDELGDDIEFLEPGTLIGAFTRVVKDLNSHVANRDLFAETWLRENSSKVDGARHSSKPRWRLKS comes from the coding sequence GTGAAGAACGAGCAGGACGAGATCAACGCCGCGCTACTTGCAACCGCGCTGCGGAACATCCGTCTGGCACGGCGGATGCGGACGAGCGAGCTGGCGCGCGAGCTCGGGATGCCACTGCGCACCTACGAACACTTGGAGGCAGGGCGAGGCAAGATAACCTACGACAAGGTCGTCCGGTTCGCGGAAGCCACCAATAGCGACCCAGTTGCGATTCTGCTGTCGCTGCCGCTGAAGTCGCATGAATTTGCCGTCCGTTGCGCTGACAACAAGCTCGCGACGATCCTCACGATCGCCTTGGGTGAGCTGAATGACGAGCTTGGCGACGATATCGAATTCTTGGAGCCGGGCACGTTGATCGGTGCATTCACGCGTGTGGTGAAGGACTTGAACAGCCATGTCGCGAACCGCGATCTCTTCGCCGAAACCTGGCTCAGGGAGAACAGTTCAAAGGTGGATGGCGCACGACATTCCAGCAAGCCTCGCTGGCGCCTCAAATCCTGA
- a CDS encoding helix-turn-helix domain-containing protein, with amino-acid sequence MTKMTQGSAATCDAETFAVEAAEADFTLAVQCEIQRLLNDKGLRARDLARRLNVTEARVSQMFGDQAKNLTIKTIARIYYHLGETAHITSLREFESLTSAHVEHGDDRWTVSGLVHDVEVPSNITIDGPHGEGASVAGRFLDSWVRAESAEEIKPRRFATVR; translated from the coding sequence ATGACCAAAATGACGCAGGGGAGCGCCGCTACATGCGATGCTGAGACCTTCGCCGTGGAAGCCGCGGAGGCCGATTTCACGCTGGCGGTGCAGTGCGAGATTCAGAGGCTGCTGAATGACAAGGGTTTACGCGCACGCGACTTGGCGAGGCGCCTTAACGTGACCGAGGCACGCGTCAGTCAGATGTTTGGTGATCAGGCCAAAAACCTCACCATCAAGACAATAGCGCGAATATATTATCACCTCGGCGAGACGGCTCACATCACATCCTTGCGCGAGTTTGAATCCCTCACCTCGGCGCATGTCGAACACGGTGACGATCGTTGGACTGTGAGCGGGCTTGTGCACGATGTCGAGGTCCCATCCAATATCACGATCGACGGCCCACATGGCGAAGGCGCGAGCGTTGCTGGGCGCTTCCTAGACAGTTGGGTGCGCGCCGAAAGCGCAGAGGAGATCAAGCCTCGTCGTTTCGCTACTGTCCGCTAG
- a CDS encoding IS91 family transposase yields the protein MRASIEVADIFRAAGPVYRSAHAGHLSLHQLKIMSAIEQCRTAAMGGHVEACTDCGHWRIAYNSCRNRHCPKCQGVAARTWLAEREADLLPVGYFHVVFTLPAEIGVIAFQNKALVYDLLFRTAAETMQIIAADPRHLGARIGITAVLHTWGSALTHHPHIHMIVPGGGISLDGASWISARPAFLLPVRVLGALFRRLFLTRLLALHDARQLGFFGNLAHLADRRAFLRHLSPVRKKRWVVYAKPPFADPQAVLAYLSRYTHRVAISNSRLLRFDEDGVTFRYKDYRRDSADRQQVMTLATDEFIRRFLLHALPRGFHRIRHYGLLASGTRRTSLERARQLLAVAPPAVEDMPEEQPNVRPPCPCCGGRMVIIELFERRYQPRAPPSLAVVSGSPPS from the coding sequence ATGCGCGCCTCCATCGAGGTCGCCGACATCTTCCGCGCTGCTGGACCTGTTTACCGCTCGGCGCATGCCGGGCATCTGAGCCTGCACCAGCTCAAGATCATGTCGGCGATCGAGCAATGTCGCACCGCGGCGATGGGCGGGCATGTCGAGGCCTGTACCGACTGCGGCCATTGGCGCATCGCCTATAACAGCTGTCGCAACCGGCACTGCCCCAAGTGCCAGGGCGTCGCCGCACGTACCTGGCTCGCCGAGCGCGAGGCCGACCTGCTGCCGGTCGGCTACTTCCATGTCGTGTTCACGCTTCCCGCTGAGATCGGCGTCATCGCGTTCCAGAACAAGGCGCTGGTCTACGATCTGCTGTTCCGCACGGCGGCGGAGACGATGCAGATCATCGCCGCCGACCCCAGGCATCTGGGCGCGCGCATCGGCATTACCGCCGTACTCCACACCTGGGGTTCGGCGCTCACTCATCACCCGCACATCCACATGATCGTCCCGGGCGGCGGCATCTCGCTCGACGGGGCAAGCTGGATCTCCGCGCGACCGGCGTTCCTCTTGCCCGTGCGCGTACTCGGCGCGCTGTTCCGCCGCCTGTTCCTGACCCGCCTGCTCGCGCTTCATGATGCTCGTCAGCTCGGCTTCTTCGGCAACCTGGCGCATCTTGCCGACCGACGGGCGTTCCTGAGGCACCTGTCACCAGTCCGCAAGAAGCGCTGGGTCGTGTATGCCAAGCCGCCGTTCGCGGACCCGCAGGCGGTGCTTGCCTATCTGTCGCGCTACACGCACCGGGTCGCCATCTCGAACAGCCGTCTGCTCCGGTTCGACGAGGACGGCGTCACGTTCCGCTACAAGGATTATCGCCGCGACAGTGCTGACCGTCAGCAAGTCATGACGCTGGCTACCGACGAGTTCATCCGCCGCTTTCTGCTGCATGCCCTGCCGCGCGGGTTCCATCGCATCCGCCACTATGGCCTGCTCGCCAGCGGCACCCGACGGACCAGCCTCGAACGCGCTCGCCAACTTCTTGCGGTCGCGCCACCTGCCGTCGAAGACATGCCTGAGGAACAGCCGAACGTCAGGCCGCCATGCCCATGCTGCGGCGGGCGCATGGTCATCATCGAGCTCTTCGAACGCCGATATCAGCCTCGCGCACCGCCATCCTTGGCCGTCGTATCCGGGAGCCCGCCGTCGTGA
- the istB gene encoding IS21-like element helper ATPase IstB — MSRAADDKMPPGTTAGTPQVLLAHHLKQLKLPTVLREYEKLARECARDGVDHTRYLLRLIELELIDRERRTVERRIRAARFPAVKSLDTFDFTAIPSLNKMLVLELARCEYILRRENIIALGNSGTGKTHAALALGLAACQKGFTVAFTTAAALVNQLLEARDEKRLLKMQRELAAVKLLIVDELGYVPLSPTGAELLFETFSQRYERGSTIVTSNLPFEDWTQVLGSERLTGALLDRLTHHVSILTMNGDSYRLKQSAHRRRAARAEQNQATPAD; from the coding sequence ATGAGCCGGGCGGCGGACGACAAGATGCCGCCCGGTACGACGGCGGGCACGCCGCAGGTTCTGCTGGCGCATCACCTCAAGCAGCTCAAGCTGCCCACGGTCCTGCGCGAGTATGAGAAGCTGGCCCGGGAATGTGCGCGCGATGGCGTTGATCACACCCGCTACCTGCTGCGTCTCATCGAACTGGAGCTGATCGACCGGGAGCGCCGCACGGTCGAGCGCCGGATCCGTGCTGCCCGGTTCCCGGCGGTGAAGAGCCTCGATACCTTCGACTTCACGGCCATCCCCAGCCTCAACAAGATGCTCGTGCTGGAACTGGCACGCTGCGAGTACATCTTGCGCCGGGAAAACATCATCGCGCTTGGCAACAGTGGCACGGGCAAAACGCACGCCGCGCTCGCCCTGGGACTGGCCGCCTGCCAGAAGGGCTTCACGGTCGCGTTCACCACCGCCGCAGCGCTGGTGAACCAGTTGCTGGAAGCCCGCGACGAAAAGCGGCTGCTCAAGATGCAACGCGAGCTTGCCGCCGTGAAGCTGCTGATCGTCGATGAACTGGGCTACGTTCCGCTCTCCCCCACGGGCGCGGAACTGTTGTTCGAGACCTTCTCACAGCGTTACGAGCGCGGATCGACCATCGTCACCTCCAACCTGCCGTTCGAGGACTGGACGCAGGTCCTCGGGTCCGAGCGGCTCACCGGAGCGCTGCTCGACAGGCTCACTCACCACGTCAGCATCCTGACCATGAACGGCGACAGCTACCGCCTGAAGCAATCCGCCCACCGTCGCCGCGCTGCCAGGGCGGAGCAAAACCAGGCCACCCCCGCCGACTGA
- the istA gene encoding IS21 family transposase, translating into MFAVEVYAAVRRFVFVEGNSQREAAKVFGLSRETISKMCRFSLPPGYTRTKPVAKPKLGSLLPVIDRILAEDRTAPMKQRHTAKRIFERLRDEHGYGGGYTVVKDYVRQCRARGRETFVPLAHPPGHAQVDFGEAVGVIGGVRQKVHFFCMDLPQSDACFVKAYPAETTEAFLDGHVSAFAFFGAVPRSILYDNTTIAVAKICGDGKRERTRAFTGLVSHYLFTDRFGRPGKGNDKGKVEGLVKHARTHFMVPIPHAASYDAFNAELERRCRARQEERAGRHSQTIGERLVADLAAMCPVPVGTFEPCETRAARVSSTALVRYRTNDYSVPTRYGFQDVVVKGFVDQVVILCGGEEIARHPRCYGEAMFVANPLHYLALIESKPGALDQAAALQGWDLPEVFQHLRHLLEARMGNKGKREFIQVLRLLEALPMEVVTFAVNEAIHIGAIGFDAIKQIALARIERRPARLDLTAYPHLPRMEVKTTRAADYAALLPELAA; encoded by the coding sequence ATGTTTGCCGTGGAGGTCTACGCAGCGGTTCGTCGTTTTGTGTTCGTGGAAGGGAACAGCCAACGGGAAGCGGCGAAAGTGTTCGGCCTGAGCCGTGAAACGATTTCGAAGATGTGCCGGTTTTCGCTGCCGCCGGGCTACACGCGCACGAAGCCCGTGGCGAAGCCGAAGCTGGGATCGTTGTTGCCGGTGATCGACCGGATCCTGGCGGAAGACCGGACGGCGCCGATGAAGCAGCGGCACACGGCCAAGCGGATTTTCGAGCGCCTGCGCGACGAGCATGGCTACGGTGGCGGCTACACGGTGGTGAAGGATTATGTCCGGCAATGCCGGGCGCGCGGCCGCGAGACGTTCGTACCGCTGGCGCATCCACCGGGCCACGCGCAGGTGGATTTTGGCGAGGCGGTGGGCGTGATCGGCGGCGTCCGGCAGAAGGTGCATTTCTTCTGCATGGACCTGCCACAATCGGACGCCTGCTTCGTGAAGGCCTATCCGGCGGAGACGACCGAGGCGTTTCTCGACGGGCACGTGTCGGCGTTCGCTTTCTTCGGCGCTGTGCCGCGCTCGATCCTGTACGATAATACCACGATCGCGGTCGCGAAGATTTGCGGCGACGGTAAGCGCGAGCGCACCCGTGCGTTTACCGGTCTGGTCAGCCATTACCTGTTCACGGATCGCTTCGGTCGCCCCGGCAAGGGCAACGACAAGGGGAAAGTCGAAGGGCTGGTGAAGCACGCCCGAACGCACTTCATGGTGCCGATCCCGCACGCGGCGAGCTACGATGCCTTCAATGCCGAACTGGAACGCCGCTGCCGCGCCCGGCAGGAAGAGCGGGCTGGGCGGCACAGCCAGACGATCGGCGAACGGCTCGTGGCCGATCTCGCGGCAATGTGTCCTGTGCCGGTCGGGACGTTCGAGCCGTGTGAAACCAGGGCTGCGCGCGTCTCCTCGACCGCGCTGGTGCGCTACCGGACCAACGACTACTCGGTTCCGACCCGCTACGGCTTCCAGGACGTGGTGGTGAAGGGCTTCGTCGATCAGGTCGTCATCTTGTGCGGCGGCGAGGAGATCGCCCGCCATCCGCGCTGCTATGGCGAAGCCATGTTCGTGGCGAACCCACTGCATTACCTGGCGCTGATCGAGAGCAAGCCTGGAGCCCTTGACCAGGCCGCCGCACTTCAGGGCTGGGATCTGCCCGAGGTGTTCCAGCATCTGCGCCATCTTCTGGAGGCGCGGATGGGCAACAAGGGCAAGCGCGAGTTCATCCAGGTGCTGCGCCTTCTGGAAGCGCTCCCGATGGAGGTGGTCACCTTCGCGGTGAACGAGGCGATCCATATCGGTGCGATCGGCTTCGATGCGATCAAGCAGATCGCGCTTGCGCGCATCGAGCGTCGGCCTGCCCGGCTCGATCTAACCGCCTATCCGCACCTGCCCAGGATGGAGGTGAAGACGACGCGCGCCGCCGACTACGCCGCTCTCCTGCCGGAGCTGGCGGCATGA
- a CDS encoding neutral zinc metallopeptidase, with translation MRLDDLDPSENVRDLGQGGGGGGFGGGGNILLGLLPMLLGSRLGCGTIALIGIGVALFMAVGGGGGLLTGGVAPGGGGQQQQAGQNKPCDTPEELQACRVMRSTEQTWAPLFAAEGARYQPPVLSFYQRGVQSGCGNASSAAGPFYCPADQGVYLDTSFFRELATRFGAAGDFAQNYVIAHEVGHHIQNITGTMERVRAAQARMNRAQGNAMSVRVELQADCYAGVWAARNKDRLEAGDIEEGMRAANAIGDDTLQRQAQGTVVPESFTHGTSAQRMEWLRRGLASTDANWLQQCDTFSGAI, from the coding sequence ATGCGGCTCGACGATCTCGATCCCAGCGAAAATGTCCGCGACCTGGGACAGGGTGGTGGCGGAGGCGGCTTTGGCGGCGGCGGCAATATCCTGCTCGGGCTGCTGCCGATGCTGCTGGGCAGCAGGCTCGGCTGCGGCACCATCGCGCTGATCGGTATCGGCGTAGCGCTGTTCATGGCGGTCGGCGGCGGGGGCGGTCTGCTCACCGGCGGCGTTGCGCCGGGTGGTGGTGGTCAGCAGCAGCAAGCGGGCCAGAACAAGCCATGCGACACGCCAGAGGAGTTGCAGGCGTGCCGGGTGATGCGCAGCACCGAACAGACCTGGGCCCCGCTCTTCGCGGCGGAGGGCGCGCGCTATCAGCCACCGGTGCTGAGCTTCTATCAGCGCGGCGTGCAGTCGGGCTGCGGCAATGCCTCCTCAGCAGCGGGGCCGTTCTACTGCCCGGCGGATCAGGGCGTGTATCTCGACACCAGCTTCTTCCGTGAGCTCGCGACCCGCTTCGGCGCGGCGGGCGATTTCGCCCAGAACTATGTGATCGCGCACGAGGTGGGGCATCACATCCAGAACATCACCGGGACGATGGAGAGGGTCCGGGCCGCGCAGGCACGGATGAACCGCGCGCAGGGCAACGCCATGTCGGTGCGGGTCGAGCTTCAGGCTGATTGCTATGCCGGCGTGTGGGCCGCGCGGAACAAGGACCGGCTGGAGGCGGGCGATATCGAAGAGGGGATGCGCGCCGCCAATGCCATCGGCGACGATACGCTTCAGCGCCAGGCGCAGGGGACGGTCGTGCCGGAAAGCTTCACCCATGGCACCTCCGCGCAGCGCATGGAGTGGCTGCGGCGCGGGCTGGCGAGCACCGATGCCAACTGGCTGCAGCAATGCGATACGTTCAGCGGCGCGATCTGA